A region of Selenomonadales bacterium 4137-cl DNA encodes the following proteins:
- a CDS encoding FAD-binding protein, whose amino-acid sequence MQTFDVLVIGSGGAGMRAALEAGARGGLAVGLMTKMFPTRSATGMAQGGINGFLGNADPTDSVAKHVFDTVKGSDYLGDQDAIAFFCGQAAAAIREIDYYGVPFSRDGDGRIAQRNFGGQSAPRTCFSADKTGHVILHTLYEQCLKHGVKMLTDRLLLDLAVDDDGLCGAVALDIRTGQVVPVRAKAVVIATGGAGRMYWSRTTNPFASTADGMAACFRAGIPLKDPEMVQFHPTGLAGTGILMSEASRAEGGYLYNNAGERFMARYAPEKMELATRDLVSQAIETEIREGRGFGTGLSAYVLLDLRHLGREKILERLPGIRDLAMTFERVDPVEAPIPIRPSCHYTMGGVDVTDFRTGGTALAGLFAAGEAACVSVHGANRLGGNSLADIMVFGKCAGAGAADYALGRDRKAGDGALAAKAAEWEERLAAAMARDDGPAVASIRDRLAEAMWNKVGIFRRGGEMKEAAAAIDGLTEEYARCAVGDDSRVFNTALVNYVELGNLLAMAKAAVLGALNRTESRGCHLREDYPARDDANFLKHTLVTLAGTRYELSYRPVVVTDYQPAERRY is encoded by the coding sequence ATGCAGACATTTGATGTGTTAGTCATCGGCAGCGGCGGCGCCGGGATGCGGGCGGCGCTGGAGGCGGGCGCCCGCGGCGGCCTGGCGGTGGGGCTGATGACCAAGATGTTTCCGACCCGTTCGGCTACGGGCATGGCCCAGGGGGGGATAAACGGCTTCCTTGGAAATGCCGACCCGACCGATAGCGTGGCAAAGCATGTTTTCGATACGGTAAAGGGCAGCGATTATCTCGGCGATCAGGACGCGATTGCGTTTTTCTGCGGACAGGCGGCGGCCGCGATCAGGGAGATCGATTACTATGGGGTGCCGTTTTCCCGCGACGGCGACGGAAGAATCGCCCAGCGGAATTTCGGCGGCCAGTCCGCGCCGCGGACCTGTTTTTCGGCCGACAAGACGGGCCACGTCATCCTCCACACACTGTACGAGCAGTGCCTGAAGCACGGGGTGAAGATGCTGACCGACCGGCTATTGCTGGACCTGGCGGTGGACGATGACGGGTTGTGCGGCGCGGTGGCGCTCGATATCAGGACCGGCCAGGTTGTGCCGGTCAGGGCTAAGGCGGTGGTGATCGCCACCGGCGGGGCGGGTCGGATGTACTGGTCGCGGACGACCAACCCGTTCGCGTCGACGGCCGACGGCATGGCGGCCTGCTTCAGGGCGGGCATCCCGCTTAAGGACCCCGAGATGGTGCAGTTTCACCCCACCGGCCTGGCCGGAACGGGGATTTTGATGTCGGAGGCTTCCCGCGCCGAGGGGGGATACCTTTACAATAACGCGGGCGAGCGGTTCATGGCCCGCTACGCGCCCGAGAAGATGGAGCTGGCGACCCGCGATCTGGTCTCCCAGGCGATTGAGACGGAGATCAGAGAGGGGCGCGGCTTCGGAACGGGGCTGAGCGCTTATGTGCTGCTTGATCTCAGGCATCTGGGGCGGGAGAAGATTCTCGAGCGTCTGCCGGGCATCCGCGATCTGGCGATGACCTTTGAACGGGTCGATCCGGTCGAGGCGCCGATCCCCATCAGGCCGAGCTGCCACTATACGATGGGCGGTGTGGATGTGACTGATTTCCGCACCGGCGGCACGGCCCTCGCCGGCCTGTTCGCCGCCGGCGAGGCGGCGTGCGTGTCTGTTCACGGCGCCAACCGGCTGGGCGGCAATTCGCTTGCCGATATCATGGTGTTCGGCAAATGCGCGGGGGCCGGCGCGGCCGACTATGCGCTGGGCAGGGACCGGAAGGCCGGCGACGGCGCGCTCGCGGCCAAGGCGGCCGAGTGGGAGGAGCGACTGGCGGCGGCGATGGCCCGCGACGACGGGCCGGCGGTGGCGTCGATTCGCGACCGGCTGGCGGAGGCGATGTGGAACAAGGTCGGCATTTTCCGCCGCGGCGGCGAGATGAAAGAGGCGGCGGCGGCTATCGACGGGCTGACGGAGGAGTACGCGCGGTGCGCCGTCGGCGACGACAGCCGGGTGTTCAACACGGCGCTGGTGAATTACGTGGAGCTCGGCAACCTGCTGGCGATGGCCAAGGCGGCGGTGCTGGGGGCGTTAAACCGCACCGAGAGCCGGGGCTGCCACCTGCGCGAGGATTACCCGGCCCGCGATGACGCCAATTTCCTCAAACATACCCTCGTCACCCTGGCGGGGACCCGATACGAACTGTCTTACCGGCCGGTGGTTGTGACCGATTACCAGCCGGCGGAACGGAGGTACTGA
- a CDS encoding succinate dehydrogenase/fumarate reductase iron-sulfur subunit — protein MEQVVYRIRRFDGRKEFWQEYRFAHEANKTVLWGLLKIKETVDPSLAFVAACRSAVCGACAVRVNGEAMLACETPLDALLERFGATLVLEPLGNFPVIRDLVVDWEPKAARLAEAKPWLVPREEFSAEAGCRQSQAEFRRINAQTNCILCGACASECNKLTTGDDDFYEPFVYTKAGKFVADSRDGAAADHLRPVLARGLWKCVHCQECVTKCPKRVAPAEDIAALRRASIRLGLADNQGTRHARAFAGDITKTGRLNETTMAVKTDGLLKSATRLPFALRLLRRGKLNPFHFPAPVEGIDGVRAIVKAAKEAKE, from the coding sequence ATGGAACAGGTTGTTTACCGGATACGCCGCTTCGATGGCCGGAAGGAGTTCTGGCAGGAATACCGCTTCGCGCATGAGGCGAACAAGACGGTGCTGTGGGGGCTGCTGAAGATCAAGGAGACGGTCGATCCGTCGCTGGCGTTCGTGGCCGCGTGCCGTTCGGCGGTGTGCGGGGCGTGCGCGGTGCGGGTGAACGGCGAGGCGATGCTGGCGTGCGAGACGCCGCTCGACGCTCTGCTGGAGCGCTTCGGCGCGACGCTGGTTCTTGAGCCGCTCGGCAACTTTCCGGTGATCCGCGACCTGGTGGTTGACTGGGAGCCCAAAGCGGCCAGGCTGGCGGAGGCCAAGCCGTGGCTGGTGCCGCGGGAGGAGTTTTCGGCGGAGGCGGGCTGCCGCCAGTCGCAGGCCGAGTTCAGAAGGATTAACGCGCAGACCAACTGCATCCTCTGCGGGGCGTGCGCGTCGGAGTGCAACAAGCTGACCACGGGGGACGACGATTTTTACGAGCCGTTTGTCTATACCAAGGCCGGCAAGTTCGTCGCCGATTCGCGCGACGGGGCGGCCGCCGACCATCTGCGCCCGGTGCTGGCGCGCGGGCTGTGGAAGTGCGTCCACTGCCAGGAGTGCGTGACCAAGTGCCCCAAACGGGTGGCGCCGGCGGAGGATATCGCCGCGCTGCGCCGCGCGTCGATCAGGCTGGGATTGGCCGACAACCAGGGAACGCGGCATGCGCGGGCGTTCGCCGGGGATATCACGAAGACCGGCCGGCTTAATGAAACGACGATGGCGGTCAAGACGGACGGGCTGCTTAAATCGGCCACCCGCCTGCCGTTCGCGCTGCGGCTCCTGAGGCGCGGCAAGCTGAATCCGTTCCACTTCCCGGCCCCGGTCGAGGGCATCGACGGTGTCCGCGCGATCGTGAAGGCTGCCAAGGAGGCGAAAGAATGA
- a CDS encoding CoB--CoM heterodisulfide reductase iron-sulfur subunit B family protein: protein MRYAFFPGCVLDGAASEAREATVKVARALDIELVELPGWTCCGASHAQDVDELAALAVNARNLALAERLGLPLLTACSTCTLMLRKAKAALDGGLKDKVNKLLAAAGISYAGTATVTHLLWALVGDYGLDRLRARATRPLAGLKVAGYYGCHILRPPQVMDFEDHARPRSLAALIAALGAEPVELASARRCCGFHAVFPAERDAFKMTGAINADALAAGADCVVTPCPLCQMQLDMRQREGKAATGTAGDMPVLHLAQLVGLALGMTGGELGLGRHVTPADHLAAKVGGR, encoded by the coding sequence ATGCGGTACGCATTTTTCCCCGGCTGCGTGCTGGACGGGGCGGCGTCCGAGGCCAGAGAGGCGACGGTGAAGGTCGCGCGCGCCCTGGATATTGAGCTTGTGGAGTTGCCCGGCTGGACGTGTTGCGGGGCTTCGCACGCCCAGGATGTGGACGAGCTGGCGGCGCTGGCGGTCAACGCCCGCAACCTGGCGTTGGCCGAAAGACTCGGGCTGCCGCTTTTAACGGCCTGCAGCACCTGCACGTTGATGCTCCGCAAAGCGAAGGCCGCCCTCGACGGCGGGCTGAAGGATAAGGTCAATAAACTGTTGGCGGCGGCCGGGATTAGCTACGCGGGGACGGCGACGGTCACCCATCTGCTGTGGGCGCTGGTCGGCGACTACGGCCTCGACCGGCTGCGGGCCAGGGCGACCAGGCCGCTCGCCGGCCTGAAGGTGGCGGGCTATTATGGCTGCCATATCCTCAGGCCGCCGCAGGTGATGGATTTCGAGGACCACGCCCGGCCGCGGTCGCTGGCGGCGCTGATCGCCGCTCTGGGCGCCGAACCGGTGGAATTGGCTTCCGCCCGCCGCTGCTGCGGTTTTCACGCCGTTTTTCCCGCCGAGCGGGACGCGTTCAAGATGACGGGCGCGATTAACGCCGACGCGCTCGCCGCCGGCGCCGACTGCGTCGTTACGCCCTGTCCGCTGTGCCAGATGCAGCTCGATATGCGTCAGCGGGAGGGAAAGGCGGCGACCGGGACGGCGGGGGACATGCCTGTCCTGCATCTTGCCCAACTCGTCGGCCTGGCGCTGGGGATGACAGGCGGCGAGCTGGGGCTGGGGCGGCATGTGACGCCTGCGGACCACTTGGCCGCGAAGGTTGGCGGGCGGTAG
- a CDS encoding citrate/2-methylcitrate synthase: MAGLADIIACDSTICSIEDGVLRYRGYAIEELAEHASFEEVIYLLWYGRLPNCHELKALKQDLAENAALPPRIYDLLRMYAPWGNAMAKLRTCLSFLTHFDDEVMDHSFAADHRKAVRIMARMAAIVAAIERIRSGREPVDPATIRTQSLAELFLWLLAGEKPEPVAVKAMDKCLVLHAEHELNASTFAARVTVSTMSDTYSGMVSAIGTLKGALHGNANEQVALMLEEIGDVDRVEAYIDGKIADGGLIMGFGHRVYKNGDPRARVLKELARELGEWRQDTRWYDMAVKVAGLVREKKGLLPNVDFYSAVVYTYLGIPRDLFTLVFAISRTSGWLAHIMEQHENNRLIRPRANYTGKGAGTWLPLADR; the protein is encoded by the coding sequence ATGGCCGGTTTGGCGGATATTATCGCGTGCGATTCTACCATCTGTTCCATTGAGGACGGGGTGCTGAGATACCGGGGCTACGCAATCGAGGAGTTGGCCGAGCACGCTTCGTTCGAGGAAGTGATTTATCTGCTGTGGTACGGGCGGCTGCCCAACTGCCATGAGCTCAAGGCGCTCAAGCAGGATCTGGCCGAGAACGCAGCGTTGCCGCCGAGGATCTACGACCTGCTGCGCATGTACGCGCCGTGGGGCAACGCGATGGCCAAGCTGCGGACCTGCCTGTCGTTCCTGACCCACTTCGACGACGAGGTTATGGACCATTCCTTCGCCGCCGACCATCGTAAGGCGGTGCGCATCATGGCGAGGATGGCGGCTATCGTGGCTGCCATCGAACGCATCCGCAGCGGCAGGGAGCCGGTTGATCCGGCGACCATCCGCACCCAGAGCCTGGCGGAGCTGTTTCTGTGGCTGCTGGCGGGCGAGAAGCCGGAGCCGGTCGCCGTCAAGGCGATGGATAAATGCCTCGTTCTGCACGCCGAGCACGAGCTTAACGCGTCCACTTTCGCCGCCCGCGTGACGGTATCCACCATGTCGGATACTTATTCGGGGATGGTGTCGGCCATCGGGACGCTCAAGGGGGCCCTCCACGGCAACGCCAACGAGCAGGTGGCTCTTATGCTGGAGGAGATCGGCGATGTCGACCGGGTGGAGGCATATATCGACGGGAAGATTGCCGACGGCGGGCTTATTATGGGCTTTGGCCACCGGGTATACAAGAACGGCGACCCGCGGGCCAGAGTGCTGAAGGAGCTGGCGCGGGAACTGGGCGAGTGGCGGCAGGACACCCGCTGGTACGACATGGCGGTGAAGGTGGCCGGGCTGGTGCGGGAAAAGAAGGGGCTGCTGCCCAACGTGGATTTTTATTCGGCGGTGGTTTATACCTATCTCGGCATCCCCCGCGATCTGTTCACGCTCGTGTTCGCCATCAGCCGCACGAGCGGCTGGCTGGCCCACATCATGGAGCAGCACGAGAACAACCGTCTTATCAGGCCCCGAGCCAATTACACCGGCAAGGGCGCCGGGACTTGGCTGCCGCTGGCGGACCGCTAG
- a CDS encoding IS1182 family transposase, giving the protein MLGSQDKQTSLLDLEAWLDGPLVDPDSIYGLFARWGERLIREEDFADLYSAVGRPSVSPALLSKVLLLMYHDNVSDREAEQRARYDLRWKKALGLGLNETGFDHTALCRFRTRLLLNKQQKLVFERFVRLAKETGILKDRGLQILDSTQVLGAGALQDTYTLIKKAIQKMFAVSSHAGGTARDRLNALSLSLDYSQNGKEKIRWDDAEARTQLLRQLVGDGRAILDALKGAELTADEKTAMELLGNVTEQDIVTDDTGIHLKQGVAPDRILSVTDPDMRHGHKTSSGRFNGHKSQILMDEASELITGIDITAGNRPDGESVDPLLAGTLVKPGKLLGDTAYGTLEARDQMAKHQVTPVAPLPGAHAPKKRFGKQDFTIDFGQGICWCPAGEITATVRHRKGGIDVFVFPKATCNRCKFRDQCTRHGKGKTIELHSQEERRREILAEMATEEFRTLYVKRAKVERKVAHLIRKGMRQARYIGRTKTLLQVAFTAAVVNIKRLYTLTRDQVCPSVGLPAVLVGQ; this is encoded by the coding sequence GTGTTAGGAAGCCAAGATAAACAGACCAGCTTATTGGATTTAGAAGCGTGGCTGGATGGTCCGCTGGTCGATCCCGATAGCATTTACGGACTGTTTGCCCGGTGGGGCGAGCGCCTCATCCGGGAAGAAGACTTTGCCGACCTGTACAGTGCCGTTGGCCGGCCTTCGGTTTCTCCGGCTCTGCTGTCGAAAGTGCTGTTGTTGATGTATCATGACAACGTTTCGGATCGGGAAGCGGAACAGCGCGCCCGCTATGACCTGCGCTGGAAAAAAGCGCTGGGTCTGGGCCTGAACGAAACGGGCTTCGACCATACGGCCCTGTGCCGGTTTCGTACCCGGCTGCTGCTCAATAAGCAACAGAAGCTGGTTTTTGAACGATTTGTCCGCCTCGCCAAAGAAACGGGGATCTTGAAGGACCGGGGACTGCAGATTCTTGACTCCACCCAGGTGCTGGGAGCGGGCGCTCTCCAGGACACCTACACCTTAATTAAAAAGGCCATCCAGAAGATGTTCGCCGTAAGCAGTCATGCCGGCGGTACGGCACGGGACCGGTTGAACGCCCTTTCTTTGTCCTTGGATTACAGCCAAAACGGCAAGGAGAAGATCCGGTGGGATGATGCTGAAGCCAGAACCCAGCTCCTCCGCCAGTTGGTCGGCGACGGTCGCGCCATCTTGGATGCGCTCAAGGGGGCCGAATTGACGGCGGACGAAAAGACGGCCATGGAACTCCTGGGTAATGTCACCGAGCAGGATATTGTCACCGATGACACCGGTATCCATCTCAAACAGGGCGTGGCTCCTGACCGCATTCTTTCGGTAACGGACCCGGACATGAGGCACGGACACAAAACCTCAAGCGGCAGGTTCAACGGCCATAAGAGCCAGATTCTCATGGACGAAGCCAGTGAACTTATTACCGGCATCGATATCACTGCCGGAAACCGGCCGGATGGCGAGTCGGTCGATCCCTTGTTGGCGGGAACCCTCGTCAAGCCTGGCAAGCTGCTCGGGGATACCGCGTACGGCACACTCGAAGCCCGCGATCAGATGGCTAAACATCAAGTAACGCCGGTGGCGCCGCTGCCAGGGGCTCACGCCCCGAAGAAACGGTTTGGCAAACAGGACTTTACCATCGATTTTGGGCAAGGAATCTGCTGGTGTCCGGCGGGAGAAATCACGGCCACGGTCCGGCATCGCAAGGGCGGCATTGATGTGTTTGTTTTCCCCAAAGCGACCTGCAACCGTTGTAAGTTCCGGGACCAGTGCACCCGTCACGGCAAGGGAAAGACGATTGAGCTGCATTCGCAGGAAGAGCGGCGGCGGGAGATTCTGGCCGAGATGGCCACAGAAGAATTCCGAACGCTGTACGTGAAGCGGGCCAAGGTGGAGCGAAAAGTGGCGCACCTGATTCGCAAAGGAATGCGTCAAGCCAGATATATAGGCAGAACCAAAACGCTCCTTCAGGTCGCGTTTACCGCAGCAGTGGTGA